The following are from one region of the Desulfovibrio sp. JC010 genome:
- a CDS encoding motility protein A — protein MDIATLIGIVGGFGLIVATIVMGGNLGGFVDPPSLVVVVGGTFASCFIMFPMGVVLKSFKIALKGFFAKSEDPKAMIDQIVALAETARKESLVALEKVAIDDEYLKKGVILVADGTDGDLVRAIMEFEIDAMRKRHFQGQAVMKGMGAMAPAFGMIGTLIGLVQMLSNLSDPDAIGPAMAVALLTTLYGSILANVVFLPLATKLSERSIEEASYMEIMVEGVVAIQKGEHPSIVKEKLQAFLSPGLRDAAA, from the coding sequence ATGGATATTGCAACTTTAATAGGAATTGTCGGCGGCTTCGGTCTTATCGTTGCGACTATTGTCATGGGTGGTAACCTTGGCGGATTTGTTGATCCGCCATCCCTTGTTGTCGTTGTGGGAGGAACCTTTGCCTCCTGCTTCATCATGTTTCCCATGGGAGTCGTCCTCAAGTCCTTCAAAATCGCCTTGAAAGGATTCTTCGCTAAATCCGAAGATCCCAAAGCCATGATCGACCAGATTGTAGCTCTTGCCGAAACCGCAAGAAAAGAAAGTCTGGTGGCACTGGAAAAAGTCGCCATTGACGACGAATACCTCAAAAAAGGGGTTATTCTTGTTGCCGACGGCACAGACGGAGATTTGGTCCGGGCCATCATGGAGTTTGAAATAGACGCCATGCGCAAACGACATTTTCAGGGTCAGGCGGTAATGAAAGGCATGGGGGCCATGGCCCCGGCTTTCGGAATGATCGGTACGCTGATCGGTCTGGTACAGATGCTTTCAAACCTCAGTGACCCGGATGCCATTGGTCCGGCAATGGCAGTTGCGTTGCTGACCACCCTTTACGGCTCCATTCTGGCCAACGTTGTTTTCCTCCCGCTGGCTACCAAACTTTCAGAACGGTCAATTGAAGAAGCTTCCTACATGGAAATTATGGTTGAAGGTGTCGTAGCCATCCAGAAAGGTGAACATCCCTCCATCGTAAAGGAAAAGCTACAGGCATTTCTCTCTCCCGGCCTGCGTGATGCCGCGGCATAA